The following are from one region of the Hymenobacter sp. YIM 151858-1 genome:
- a CDS encoding DUF3846 domain-containing protein has product MPATSTTYQPHLLDPHSAEPQPISPRNGRSFQLAELYELLDCRLVDVVRLTDELILIIDDEGKFRTPCYLNLLATYLWYQHQPEARGQDSIVGRVILCHNKHFR; this is encoded by the coding sequence ATGCCCGCAACCTCTACCACGTACCAGCCCCACCTGCTCGACCCGCACAGCGCCGAGCCCCAACCCATCAGCCCCCGCAACGGCCGCAGCTTCCAGCTGGCCGAGCTATACGAATTGCTCGACTGCCGCCTGGTGGATGTGGTGCGCCTCACCGACGAGCTGATCCTCATCATCGACGACGAAGGCAAGTTCCGCACCCCCTGCTACCTCAACCTGCTGGCCACTTACCTCTGGTACCAGCACCAGCCGGAGGCGCGCGGCCAGGACAGCATCGTGGGCCGTGTGATTCTCTGCCACAACAAACACTTCCGCTAA
- a CDS encoding DEAD/DEAH box helicase: MYLRTNCDRELFFSLFKSNSHAILEAAGIPVPLSARPNIQLVTAAGVEFEDHEYNMLVNMFGTPTVQAKKKADGKFDEIDLVRALRAVPTPGLCLQPAIEPEDFRSRLLEQNLGLTPTQVLHFPALQGMRPDIVLVRPNTGLLWEVMPTGKRRRLPATEPRLALSVVDVKNTAEGNKSYAAEVVLYSIVLANWLEENGLQNDYFVSDECFLWTHQEKPALDALLASHAGVTTEQKFQVILDTLEKVEFSVVAPSVVRFLKQDVLRVLDQAAAHGWTTIDYHVCGLCSNCDWLGYERWLTGDDKTKLQAHPDWYCKPAALSSDHLSQLPQLSKGARQVLEADGTCDLSGLCAIDADEPVLREHSFLKRVRRFVARRAQAIKTGVTDTDADAVLAGLARWIDLQIFIVVNFDAAAGCLTGIAFRYVHFVQQPNGEWLVTHDQFESTVENNNRPSEWHTLHSFLDKFQKVFKDVKQVRENNGKTGEDIKPKTQIHFWEPRQFEELCAAVGRHLPIILGQPGRSLLPAIARLFPPDELLPRDSAISPYIVFVGELAQRVVFGPEAHAFTLWATYEAYHKPGYDMRMDNYFQDPFGNGIPRERIYEVWKNQGTIRSGNELKTKSKASADYASALAKQVRALSEITDRLRTEFRPRLQGDAIRLSLTNPTGPRGVAFDSKVWMQWAEISAKTARLEREAEFVLPAEALEASYKALVLMDQIAQHSPTEFRYRVSPDSRETKLDDNGEYFVLGNAQRPGLPLETPYSLGLPLPPADDPARRFYFLSIAQLIRVRLRLNRETLEAGIELLPRNPNSAEQATILGELLAQRKLPVDGQLFLMDGLPYSQEDEICEILRAVGNPACAVPDPAASVTLGTTPSRSTGTPSALTPLAEVLWQANALVTTNPPRSAAQAAALAARATHYSGLRNASYALDPSQQQAIEAVAQQRLSLVWGPPGTGKTSTLVAYLLAVIEEANRSHRPRNILLTGPNYRAVEVLAHKLLKELNQLPALPADLFVVYSRSRPVAPLPEPGAAHLTAAAVRLTDPATDPELRLSFFGPDVSIFATSAHNARKLAHVLTNGNDSLPEAFDLLILDESSQVPLELAFMPLATLKPAAEVLIAGDPKQMPPIHALDPPAGAEHLVGSIHNYLLDRFNLAQQPLLVNYRSCEAIVDYARTLGYPHDLRASQSDLCLELRQPISAITLPASLSASTDLRPALEAVLAPDRAVTALLYHDTRSSQANRSEAQQAAALAYLLRHAAAAQLAPQAAGFTFTEFTDEDFFKYGIGVVTPHKAQRALVLAQLRQLFPGVAYEVLQGAVDTVERFQGGERHTIIVSYGVGDVDVIQGEEEFLMQMERTNVAVSRAMAKCILLMPYTLAYHLPADSKVSQSAGALKSYLEEFCANRQVFTLPAGGEVEIRWK; this comes from the coding sequence ATGTACCTGCGTACAAACTGTGACCGTGAGCTATTCTTTTCGTTATTCAAGTCCAACAGCCACGCAATATTAGAGGCCGCTGGGATTCCGGTGCCACTCAGCGCCCGTCCCAATATTCAGTTGGTAACAGCGGCCGGCGTAGAGTTTGAGGACCACGAGTACAACATGTTGGTCAACATGTTTGGTACTCCAACCGTGCAAGCCAAAAAGAAGGCCGACGGAAAGTTCGATGAGATAGACTTGGTACGCGCATTACGTGCGGTGCCGACTCCGGGCTTGTGCTTGCAGCCTGCCATCGAGCCTGAGGATTTCCGTTCACGACTGCTCGAGCAGAACCTGGGTCTTACCCCAACGCAGGTGCTTCATTTTCCGGCTCTGCAGGGAATGCGACCTGATATTGTGCTGGTACGGCCCAATACCGGTCTGTTATGGGAAGTCATGCCCACAGGCAAACGCCGACGCCTACCCGCCACGGAGCCGCGCCTTGCCTTGAGTGTGGTGGATGTAAAAAACACTGCGGAGGGCAACAAGAGCTACGCCGCTGAAGTGGTGTTGTACAGCATTGTGCTGGCCAACTGGTTAGAGGAAAATGGCTTACAGAACGACTACTTCGTGTCCGACGAGTGCTTTCTATGGACACACCAAGAAAAGCCGGCCCTCGACGCGTTGCTGGCCAGCCATGCTGGCGTTACTACCGAGCAAAAGTTTCAGGTTATCCTAGACACGCTCGAAAAAGTCGAGTTTTCGGTTGTTGCACCCAGTGTCGTCCGCTTCCTAAAGCAGGATGTGCTACGGGTTCTTGATCAGGCTGCGGCGCATGGCTGGACAACAATTGATTACCACGTCTGTGGCTTGTGTAGTAACTGCGACTGGCTTGGTTACGAACGTTGGCTTACCGGGGATGATAAAACCAAGTTGCAAGCACACCCCGACTGGTATTGCAAGCCCGCCGCTTTGTCGTCCGACCACCTGAGCCAATTGCCACAACTCAGTAAAGGCGCCCGTCAGGTGCTCGAAGCCGACGGCACTTGCGACTTGTCGGGATTGTGTGCCATCGACGCCGATGAGCCGGTGTTGCGAGAACATTCCTTTCTCAAACGTGTACGCCGATTTGTGGCCCGGCGGGCCCAGGCTATCAAAACAGGCGTCACCGACACCGACGCTGATGCGGTGTTGGCTGGCCTTGCAAGGTGGATTGACCTGCAAATTTTCATTGTCGTCAACTTCGATGCGGCTGCAGGCTGCCTAACTGGTATTGCCTTTCGGTACGTGCATTTCGTGCAGCAGCCCAATGGCGAATGGCTGGTCACGCACGACCAGTTTGAATCCACTGTTGAAAACAACAACCGGCCGAGTGAATGGCATACGCTGCACTCGTTTCTGGATAAGTTTCAAAAGGTATTCAAGGACGTAAAGCAGGTTCGGGAGAACAATGGAAAAACGGGCGAGGACATAAAGCCCAAAACCCAAATTCATTTTTGGGAACCTCGGCAGTTTGAGGAGTTATGCGCTGCGGTGGGGCGGCACTTACCCATCATTTTAGGCCAGCCCGGGCGGAGCCTGCTTCCGGCCATAGCACGGCTTTTTCCGCCTGATGAGTTACTGCCCCGAGACAGCGCCATCTCGCCCTACATCGTCTTCGTTGGGGAGTTGGCGCAGCGCGTAGTGTTTGGTCCCGAAGCCCATGCATTTACGTTGTGGGCCACCTATGAGGCTTATCACAAGCCCGGCTATGACATGCGGATGGATAACTACTTCCAAGACCCTTTCGGCAACGGTATTCCCCGCGAGCGGATTTATGAGGTCTGGAAGAATCAGGGCACGATTCGCAGCGGCAACGAGCTGAAAACAAAATCCAAAGCCTCTGCCGATTACGCCAGCGCCCTTGCCAAGCAGGTACGGGCCCTGAGTGAAATTACCGACCGGTTGCGCACAGAGTTTCGTCCCCGCTTGCAGGGTGACGCTATCCGCCTTAGCCTCACAAATCCTACTGGGCCCAGGGGTGTAGCCTTTGATTCTAAGGTCTGGATGCAGTGGGCTGAAATTAGCGCTAAAACTGCCCGTCTGGAGCGGGAGGCTGAATTCGTATTGCCTGCTGAAGCGCTAGAAGCCAGCTACAAGGCCTTGGTGCTGATGGATCAGATAGCGCAGCATTCGCCTACTGAATTCCGCTACCGGGTCAGCCCCGATTCCCGCGAAACCAAGCTGGACGACAACGGCGAGTATTTCGTATTGGGTAATGCGCAACGGCCCGGGTTGCCCTTGGAAACACCTTACAGCTTAGGCCTGCCCTTGCCTCCGGCCGACGACCCTGCTCGACGGTTCTATTTTCTCAGTATTGCCCAACTCATCCGGGTGCGTCTGCGCCTAAACCGCGAAACGCTTGAAGCCGGGATTGAGCTATTGCCGCGCAACCCGAACTCAGCCGAGCAGGCGACGATACTGGGCGAGTTGTTGGCTCAACGCAAATTACCGGTAGACGGTCAGCTGTTCCTGATGGACGGGCTGCCCTACAGCCAGGAGGATGAGATATGCGAGATTCTGCGTGCTGTAGGCAATCCAGCTTGCGCCGTGCCCGACCCAGCCGCCAGCGTTACACTCGGTACAACCCCATCCCGTTCCACCGGCACGCCTAGTGCCCTTACCCCGCTGGCTGAAGTCCTCTGGCAGGCCAATGCGCTGGTCACCACTAACCCCCCACGTAGTGCCGCGCAGGCCGCCGCGTTAGCTGCGCGAGCCACACACTACTCCGGTCTGCGCAACGCCAGCTACGCGCTCGACCCCAGCCAGCAGCAGGCCATCGAAGCCGTGGCGCAGCAGCGTCTGTCGTTGGTGTGGGGGCCGCCCGGTACGGGCAAAACGTCTACGCTGGTAGCTTACTTGCTGGCTGTCATCGAAGAAGCTAACCGCAGCCACCGGCCCCGTAACATTCTGCTGACCGGCCCCAACTACCGCGCCGTGGAAGTGCTGGCTCACAAGCTGCTGAAGGAACTGAACCAGCTGCCCGCGTTGCCGGCTGACTTGTTCGTGGTCTACTCGCGCAGCCGGCCCGTTGCCCCTTTGCCCGAGCCAGGCGCCGCGCACCTGACGGCGGCCGCCGTACGCCTGACCGACCCCGCGACTGATCCTGAACTACGGCTGTCCTTCTTCGGACCCGACGTTTCCATTTTCGCCACCAGCGCCCACAACGCCCGCAAGCTGGCCCATGTCCTGACCAACGGCAACGACAGTCTGCCGGAAGCTTTCGACTTACTTATCCTAGACGAAAGCTCCCAGGTACCGCTCGAACTGGCTTTCATGCCCTTGGCCACACTCAAACCAGCCGCAGAGGTACTCATTGCGGGCGACCCGAAGCAAATGCCCCCCATCCACGCGCTCGACCCGCCCGCCGGTGCTGAGCACCTGGTAGGCAGCATTCACAATTACCTGCTCGACCGTTTCAACCTCGCGCAGCAGCCGCTGCTGGTGAATTACCGTTCCTGCGAAGCCATTGTGGACTACGCCCGCACTCTGGGCTACCCGCATGACCTGCGCGCCAGCCAGTCCGACCTGTGCCTGGAGTTGCGTCAGCCTATCAGTGCCATCACGCTACCTGCTTCCCTGTCGGCCAGCACTGACCTGCGCCCGGCCTTGGAGGCGGTGCTTGCGCCCGACCGTGCCGTTACAGCTCTGCTCTACCACGATACGCGCTCCTCGCAGGCCAACCGATCCGAAGCCCAGCAAGCTGCTGCGCTGGCTTATCTGCTGCGCCATGCAGCGGCGGCGCAATTAGCGCCGCAAGCTGCCGGATTCACCTTTACTGAGTTCACCGATGAAGATTTCTTCAAGTACGGCATTGGTGTCGTCACTCCGCACAAAGCCCAACGTGCCTTAGTGCTAGCCCAGCTTCGGCAGCTGTTTCCCGGCGTTGCCTACGAGGTATTACAAGGCGCGGTCGACACCGTAGAACGGTTTCAGGGAGGGGAGAGGCACACGATTATCGTGTCCTATGGGGTTGGTGACGTGGATGTCATCCAAGGCGAGGAAGAGTTTCTGATGCAGATGGAACGTACCAACGTAGCGGTATCCCGTGCTATGGCTAAATGTATTCTCCTCATGCCTTACACTTTGGCTTATCACTTACCGGCCGATAGCAAAGTTTCGCAGAGTGCTGGTGCGCTCAAATCGTACTTGGAGGAGTTCTGTGCCAACCGTCAAGTCTTCACGCTGCCTGCCGGGGGCGAAGTAGAGATCCGCTGGAAGTAA
- a CDS encoding S24 family peptidase, with protein MYKIMRAEVAPSYSTLVEILRTWRQVSPAWLMLGEGAMLRDSGEASTAPRQSVSTSNTAVVNSGGVLVVTVDKDGDENTELVPVSAQAGYALQHNEAVFVQDLPKYRLPRFEHGKFRAFEVAGDSMEPTLNHNDIVVCSFVDNWRLLVPDDVYVVVTSESVMLKRIRKRISGLDEEVLLFSDNPHRRPYPVDAADITELWRVRGYISTYLRSAPDVTTERLWEVIEQLGFDRGEVRRHLDEGATPDATL; from the coding sequence ATGTACAAGATTATGCGGGCGGAGGTAGCGCCTTCATATTCCACATTAGTAGAGATTCTGCGCACGTGGCGGCAAGTGTCGCCGGCGTGGCTGATGCTGGGAGAGGGGGCGATGCTGCGGGACAGCGGGGAGGCCTCAACCGCGCCACGCCAGTCGGTATCGACCAGCAACACGGCCGTGGTGAACAGCGGCGGGGTGCTGGTGGTGACCGTGGATAAGGACGGGGACGAAAACACGGAGCTGGTTCCGGTCAGCGCCCAGGCGGGCTACGCGCTGCAGCACAACGAAGCGGTATTTGTGCAGGACCTGCCCAAATACCGGCTGCCACGCTTTGAGCACGGCAAGTTCCGGGCCTTTGAAGTGGCCGGCGACTCGATGGAGCCCACCCTCAACCACAATGACATTGTGGTATGCAGCTTCGTGGACAATTGGCGGTTGCTGGTGCCCGATGACGTGTACGTGGTGGTGACGAGCGAATCGGTGATGCTGAAGCGCATTCGCAAGCGCATCTCCGGGTTGGATGAGGAAGTGCTGCTGTTCTCGGACAATCCCCATCGGCGGCCTTATCCGGTTGATGCCGCTGACATCACGGAGCTGTGGCGGGTGCGCGGCTACATCTCCACCTACCTGCGGTCGGCACCCGATGTCACTACCGAGCGGCTGTGGGAAGTCATCGAGCAACTGGGCTTTGACCGGGGCGAGGTGCGGCGGCATTTGGATGAAGGCGCAACCCCTGACGCTACCCTATGA
- a CDS encoding SymE family type I addiction module toxin, with protein MLSYAPRRLKVAPHFKRLHPRPAVTSSLRLQGDWLEAAGFAPGTVALVHVEAGRLIITPAS; from the coding sequence ATGCTCAGCTACGCCCCGCGCCGCCTCAAGGTGGCCCCGCACTTCAAGCGCCTGCATCCCCGCCCAGCCGTCACCTCGTCGCTTCGCCTGCAAGGTGATTGGCTGGAGGCCGCCGGCTTCGCCCCCGGCACCGTCGCCTTGGTCCACGTCGAGGCCGGCCGCCTCATCATCACCCCCGCATCCTAG
- a CDS encoding M15 family metallopeptidase, with product MAYSTISSSRTLPELTPKQAASQAARLAQAAPTLAAAYAEALRRWLLDPALRLAGRPIVTECFRSVERQNELYAQGRTRPGAIVTYKRGGESKHNLGPPTPALDVAFLLADGSVSWSGLLLSKFARLMKAADARVVWGGDWNGNGRSDDERWLDRPHFELLTAPKGGPGHG from the coding sequence ATGGCTTATTCGACCATATCATCCTCACGAACGCTGCCGGAGCTGACGCCGAAACAGGCAGCCAGCCAAGCCGCACGATTGGCCCAGGCAGCGCCCACGCTGGCCGCGGCTTACGCGGAGGCGTTGCGGCGGTGGCTGCTGGACCCGGCGTTGCGGCTGGCGGGCCGGCCGATTGTGACGGAGTGCTTTCGCTCGGTGGAGCGGCAGAACGAGCTGTACGCCCAGGGGCGCACGCGGCCGGGCGCCATCGTGACGTACAAGCGCGGCGGGGAATCGAAGCACAACCTGGGGCCGCCGACGCCGGCGCTGGACGTGGCGTTTCTGCTGGCCGACGGGTCGGTGTCGTGGTCGGGGCTGCTGCTCTCCAAGTTTGCCCGGCTGATGAAGGCGGCCGATGCGCGGGTGGTGTGGGGCGGGGACTGGAACGGCAACGGCCGCAGCGACGACGAGCGGTGGCTGGACCGGCCGCACTTCGAGCTGCTCACGGCGCCGAAAGGAGGGCCGGGCCATGGCTAA
- a CDS encoding PD-(D/E)XK nuclease-like domain-containing protein, whose amino-acid sequence MFTNVQAHPNLTQLQHRSLPFVSNTDLSRLKDELLGQVRTPNPQALTFGVAFHEAVLEPERYAAPALPPAQVKLLQQLAAAVRRQRYCRDLLYRGTAELTHTAVHEETGLTVKLRPDLLLTTPVLGRKVLVDFKTTSCSDYAHFVATVEQYDYDRQAAFYSDVLGADRFVIIGVQKKVPHDIWVVELSADAATMAQGRKKYRRLLRAYAERSEQTAFVTDAAA is encoded by the coding sequence ATGTTTACCAACGTACAAGCACACCCCAACCTGACCCAGCTGCAGCACCGCTCCCTCCCCTTCGTCAGCAACACCGACCTGAGCCGCCTCAAAGATGAGCTGCTGGGGCAGGTCCGCACCCCCAACCCCCAGGCGCTGACGTTCGGCGTCGCGTTTCACGAGGCCGTGCTGGAACCTGAGCGCTATGCCGCTCCTGCCCTGCCCCCGGCCCAGGTAAAGCTGCTGCAGCAGCTGGCCGCCGCCGTGCGCCGCCAACGCTACTGCCGCGACCTGCTGTACCGGGGCACCGCCGAGCTGACGCACACCGCCGTGCACGAGGAAACCGGCCTGACCGTGAAGCTGCGCCCCGACCTGCTGCTGACCACGCCGGTGCTGGGCCGCAAGGTGCTCGTGGACTTCAAAACCACCAGCTGCAGCGACTACGCCCACTTCGTCGCCACCGTCGAGCAGTACGACTACGACCGCCAGGCCGCGTTCTACTCCGACGTGCTGGGTGCTGACCGCTTCGTCATCATCGGCGTGCAGAAGAAAGTCCCGCACGACATCTGGGTGGTGGAGCTGTCGGCCGACGCCGCCACAATGGCGCAGGGCCGCAAGAAGTACCGCCGCCTGCTGCGCGCCTACGCCGAGCGCAGCGAGCAAACAGCATTCGTAACGGATGCGGCGGCATGA
- a CDS encoding site-specific DNA-methyltransferase — MARGLAYEPQNALNAICPYFTMFPLEYPMQVLQKHKAAKSKVVDPFCGRGTTLFAARSLRLASAGVDASPVAVAIAQAKLCQVLQAPILDLARAFIDTIIPKHIPDSAFFYGAYHPEVLRKICAIREGLLTLEQHTEASIMLRAAMLGCLHGPMSKKPENQAYFSNQMPRTFSSKPEYSVKFWQQKQLTAPNLDVIAVLQRKLERIPSSPLPASVSFNDVCLGDARSPDSIAKEALDFSVVVTSPPYYGMRTYVEDQWLRNWFVGGPDHVAYGNANQLQHTGKAVFAESLGQVWANMARSTADSLHMYVRFGIIPSAKTDARELMLNSLEASTIPWRVVSVRNAQTAHSGKRQAAQMAAASTAAVEYDFHLVRQ, encoded by the coding sequence ATGGCCAGAGGCCTAGCATACGAGCCACAGAACGCGCTCAACGCTATTTGTCCTTATTTCACGATGTTTCCTTTGGAGTACCCGATGCAGGTGCTGCAGAAACATAAGGCAGCAAAATCCAAAGTAGTAGATCCTTTTTGCGGACGGGGCACCACGTTATTTGCGGCCCGTTCCCTACGGCTAGCTTCTGCAGGAGTAGATGCTTCTCCTGTAGCGGTAGCAATTGCCCAAGCTAAGTTATGCCAGGTGTTGCAAGCCCCGATCTTGGATTTGGCTCGTGCGTTCATCGATACAATTATTCCGAAGCACATTCCCGATTCGGCCTTTTTCTACGGGGCGTACCATCCAGAAGTCCTCCGAAAAATCTGTGCTATCCGTGAAGGGCTGCTAACACTCGAACAGCATACAGAAGCCTCCATTATGCTTCGGGCAGCAATGTTAGGTTGCCTACACGGACCTATGAGCAAAAAGCCGGAGAATCAGGCTTACTTCTCTAATCAGATGCCGCGAACCTTCTCGTCGAAACCGGAATACTCCGTTAAGTTTTGGCAACAGAAGCAGTTGACAGCACCCAATTTGGATGTTATAGCCGTTCTGCAGCGCAAGCTGGAGCGTATTCCGTCAAGTCCTCTACCGGCTAGTGTTAGTTTTAATGATGTTTGTTTGGGAGATGCCCGTTCGCCTGACAGCATCGCCAAAGAGGCTCTGGATTTCTCAGTAGTGGTAACCTCGCCGCCCTACTACGGCATGAGGACCTATGTGGAAGATCAGTGGTTACGAAACTGGTTCGTGGGTGGCCCAGACCACGTTGCTTACGGCAATGCCAATCAGCTCCAACACACCGGTAAAGCCGTTTTCGCCGAATCGTTGGGGCAGGTTTGGGCCAACATGGCCCGTTCCACAGCCGATAGCTTACATATGTATGTTCGCTTCGGCATCATTCCATCTGCCAAAACGGATGCCCGGGAGTTGATGCTCAACTCCTTGGAAGCCTCCACCATTCCGTGGCGCGTTGTTTCGGTGCGTAATGCCCAAACAGCCCACTCCGGTAAACGTCAAGCCGCTCAGATGGCCGCTGCTTCAACTGCGGCCGTCGAGTACGATTTTCACTTGGTTCGTCAATAA
- a CDS encoding adenine nucleotide alpha hydrolase family protein, with product MKHIVCFSGGHSSALVAVAVVRRFGPHDVVLLNHDIHPHKEAADIKRFKLEVASFLGVPITYANLGGITDARQLPDQFQVSLAAKAFKQPGNGNAFCTHELKTKPFHAYLEQHHPPDQAVIYYGFDDHEQDRISRRRAILGSMGYATCFPLAEWPDTLESTTEVGIAPPLTYGTYKHGNCAGCLKGGIQHWYVTFCHRPDVYAQAEAAEQQLGYTINRSRAYKRVRPLPLAELRPVFAQMQADGVPNTEHYPTGKFSWDLRRYQLEAAEMRRPCECSF from the coding sequence ATGAAGCACATCGTTTGTTTCTCCGGAGGCCACAGCTCGGCCCTCGTAGCCGTTGCGGTAGTTCGCCGCTTCGGGCCGCACGACGTGGTATTACTGAACCATGACATCCACCCGCACAAAGAAGCCGCCGACATCAAGCGGTTCAAGCTGGAGGTAGCGTCGTTTCTCGGGGTGCCCATTACATACGCCAACCTCGGCGGCATCACCGATGCCCGGCAGCTGCCCGATCAGTTCCAGGTGAGCCTGGCGGCTAAGGCGTTCAAGCAACCCGGCAACGGCAATGCCTTCTGCACCCACGAGCTAAAGACCAAGCCTTTCCACGCCTACCTCGAGCAGCACCACCCGCCGGACCAGGCCGTCATCTACTACGGGTTCGACGACCACGAGCAGGACCGCATCAGCCGGCGCCGCGCCATCCTGGGCTCAATGGGCTACGCCACCTGCTTCCCGTTGGCCGAGTGGCCCGACACGCTGGAAAGTACCACGGAGGTGGGCATCGCCCCGCCCCTGACCTACGGCACTTACAAGCACGGCAACTGCGCAGGCTGCCTAAAGGGTGGCATCCAGCACTGGTACGTTACGTTCTGCCACCGCCCCGACGTGTACGCCCAGGCCGAGGCGGCCGAGCAGCAGTTGGGCTACACCATCAACCGCAGCCGGGCCTACAAGCGCGTGCGCCCGCTCCCGCTGGCCGAGCTGCGCCCGGTTTTCGCCCAGATGCAGGCCGATGGCGTGCCCAATACCGAGCACTACCCCACCGGCAAGTTCTCCTGGGACCTGCGTCGCTACCAGCTGGAAGCGGCCGAAATGCGCCGCCCGTGCGAATGCTCTTTCTGA
- a CDS encoding DUF2493 domain-containing protein has product MIKVQSVYTVAVVGSRRLIECPALLARLNELHAAGQLGQLVSGGSAGIDTLAATWARARGVDLVELRPDYRAHGAGAPHVRNAEIVRRAGLVLVCWDGQSRGTLSAARAAVRQGRPCEWLVAPAPSAGPVAGGLGL; this is encoded by the coding sequence ATGATAAAAGTACAAAGTGTGTATACCGTAGCCGTGGTGGGCAGCCGCCGCCTGATTGAGTGCCCCGCTTTGCTGGCCCGCCTGAATGAGCTGCACGCTGCCGGGCAGCTGGGGCAACTGGTGAGCGGCGGTTCGGCAGGCATAGACACACTGGCCGCCACCTGGGCACGGGCCCGCGGCGTGGACCTGGTGGAACTGCGCCCAGACTACCGCGCCCACGGTGCCGGCGCCCCGCACGTGCGCAACGCTGAAATAGTGCGCCGTGCGGGACTGGTGCTGGTTTGCTGGGACGGGCAGAGCCGGGGTACGCTGAGCGCCGCCCGCGCCGCTGTGCGGCAGGGCCGCCCCTGCGAGTGGTTAGTGGCGCCCGCGCCCAGCGCGGGCCCAGTGGCCGGTGGCCTGGGGCTGTAA
- a CDS encoding agmatine deiminase family protein, protein MYADVAAALELAGCSLRLVPRTRDVWVRDFMPVPLPRGGLVQFRYAPSYLRTPRERATIPDTHMLCTALGLQPQQCELLLDGGNVVFVGRAAVVTDRVYSENPGLKRDELRQKLQVVLGVEQLLVVPAHPDDFTGHADGLVQSVDEHTVLVSAYRREPPAFVHAFRQTLALAGLSCVELPYNPYGNRTYTDAAGDYVNSLVLPEVVLVPQFGQREDELALRVYEQAFHGRRVLGIRIEAVAQEGGALHCITWTACSSSGTPRLVRNNHLIPAI, encoded by the coding sequence GTGTACGCCGATGTAGCAGCCGCCTTGGAGCTTGCCGGTTGCTCCCTGCGTTTGGTTCCACGCACGCGGGACGTTTGGGTGCGGGACTTTATGCCCGTGCCGCTGCCTAGGGGCGGGCTCGTTCAGTTCCGGTATGCGCCTTCCTATCTCCGAACTCCGCGGGAACGGGCGACCATCCCCGATACCCATATGCTGTGCACGGCTCTTGGCCTGCAGCCTCAGCAATGTGAACTGCTGCTGGATGGCGGCAACGTGGTATTCGTAGGCCGAGCTGCCGTCGTGACGGATCGGGTATACAGTGAAAACCCGGGGCTGAAACGCGATGAACTGCGGCAAAAACTACAAGTTGTTTTAGGGGTCGAGCAGCTGCTCGTGGTGCCGGCACACCCGGACGACTTCACCGGCCACGCCGACGGGTTGGTGCAATCGGTAGATGAGCACACCGTGTTAGTCAGCGCCTATCGGCGGGAACCTCCGGCGTTTGTACACGCTTTCCGGCAGACCTTGGCCCTGGCGGGCTTGAGCTGTGTTGAACTGCCCTACAATCCGTACGGCAACCGCACGTACACTGATGCGGCCGGGGACTACGTAAACTCGCTGGTGCTGCCCGAGGTAGTGTTGGTGCCCCAGTTCGGGCAGCGCGAAGATGAGCTGGCGCTGCGCGTTTATGAGCAAGCCTTTCATGGGCGGCGCGTGCTGGGCATCAGAATCGAGGCGGTAGCGCAGGAGGGCGGGGCTTTGCACTGCATCACCTGGACAGCCTGCAGTAGCAGCGGCACCCCGCGCTTGGTCAGAAACAACCATCTCATACCGGCCATCTAA